One Lactobacillus sp. ESL0785 DNA window includes the following coding sequences:
- a CDS encoding helicase C-terminal domain-containing protein: MTSFAKDTFAVVDLETTGTQREDDNHIIQFGCAIIKKMKVVKTYSFMINPHREIPLAVQNLTHIHDQDVADQKDFAYYAPKIQKILHNTIFVAHNVNFDLPFLNYELVQHGFTELPNRAIDTVELAKIAFPTLPSYKLSDLTTQLEIKHLNPHKADSDAYGTAILLIKIIHKLEKLPQATLNTLSSLAHGLIRDTSWIFTTIAENARQQKRPLSKDRMQVRNIVLQKQRHMVGTDKKQAKAEFPVNNDVKRKLFKGKINYRQPQVNLINQLNKFIVSPKERALLVEAPNGTGKTFSYLFSYAYHLYSSRKLVVATPTKILQNQIISQEIPQMLAVTKLDLTAEVVKSSSHYLDLDGFYQSLYQGTTNKPTLILQMRILVWLTETKTGDLDELQLTNYRAPLFTQVTHPGDARVGSNFASVDFWNFARQRQEQADILVTNHAYLANHYNDSIWGQNPYLVIDEAHRFTDNVITSRNDSFQFESLWGVLSHLRNLLYYAEDSVINQYTSDVQLNFLLEQLDPQITDFIHIMNSLQQLLYEKKDQALNKNLLANGNLLLSFQGTDLFPAKGVFQKKLGGFQRKLEKLRQGLNQILFKLYKETDDSSGDRDALLSELNAQLDRLDFYIEKSYQLSDLLHEQKALEQEGFIVTLTNPQDPLSANLSWLMLNADNELKQIYARFDHLLFVSATLTTADGFAFAIKQLALADLAPQEYIGKSTFNMARHLEVLSVKDMPDFANSDYNKQLTNILTNDLSNKKHVLVLMTNLEQIRDVFGTILNCPHLRDFEILAQGVTGSNNRIAKRFAIAKQAIILGADSFWEGIDFHQCGIDLVIVAKLPFESPDQPEVKLRQKKLHDEGINVFKSDTLPRAVIRFRQGMGRLIRGEEDHGQFVILDSRIWQREYGKVFLNAIPVKTKKVNLKELQKKLANDD; the protein is encoded by the coding sequence ATGACTTCATTTGCTAAAGATACCTTTGCGGTAGTCGATCTTGAAACAACTGGTACTCAAAGAGAAGATGATAATCACATTATCCAATTTGGCTGTGCCATTATTAAAAAGATGAAAGTTGTTAAGACTTATTCATTCATGATTAATCCTCACCGTGAGATTCCTCTGGCAGTTCAGAATCTAACTCATATTCACGATCAGGATGTCGCTGATCAAAAAGACTTTGCTTATTACGCTCCTAAAATTCAAAAAATATTGCACAACACAATTTTTGTCGCGCATAATGTTAATTTTGATTTGCCGTTTTTAAATTACGAATTAGTGCAACATGGCTTCACAGAACTGCCTAATCGTGCAATTGATACGGTGGAATTGGCTAAAATTGCTTTTCCAACACTGCCATCATATAAGTTAAGTGACTTGACAACACAATTGGAAATTAAACATTTAAATCCGCATAAAGCAGATTCTGATGCTTATGGAACGGCAATTTTGCTAATTAAAATTATTCATAAACTAGAAAAACTGCCTCAGGCGACGTTAAATACGTTAAGTTCATTAGCTCACGGATTAATTCGCGATACGTCTTGGATTTTTACGACAATTGCAGAAAATGCACGCCAGCAGAAACGACCACTGAGTAAAGATCGGATGCAAGTCCGTAATATTGTCTTACAAAAGCAGCGTCATATGGTCGGAACCGATAAGAAACAAGCTAAAGCAGAATTTCCTGTTAATAATGACGTTAAACGGAAATTGTTTAAGGGTAAAATTAATTACCGGCAACCACAAGTAAATTTAATTAATCAACTTAATAAATTTATAGTAAGTCCTAAAGAGCGAGCACTTCTAGTTGAAGCGCCCAACGGTACAGGAAAAACATTTTCCTATCTTTTTAGTTATGCTTACCATTTGTATTCTAGTCGTAAGTTAGTGGTGGCAACACCAACTAAGATATTGCAAAATCAAATAATTAGCCAAGAAATTCCACAAATGTTAGCTGTAACTAAGCTGGACTTGACTGCTGAAGTGGTTAAATCAAGTAGTCATTATCTAGATCTAGATGGTTTTTATCAAAGTTTGTATCAAGGAACGACCAATAAGCCGACTTTAATTTTACAAATGCGTATTTTAGTTTGGCTGACAGAAACCAAAACTGGTGACCTTGACGAATTGCAGTTAACTAATTATCGGGCACCGTTATTTACGCAGGTAACTCATCCGGGGGATGCACGAGTTGGCAGTAATTTTGCTAGTGTTGACTTTTGGAATTTTGCACGGCAAAGACAGGAGCAAGCCGACATTCTTGTAACTAACCATGCCTATTTGGCTAATCATTACAATGATTCAATTTGGGGACAAAATCCTTACTTAGTAATTGATGAAGCTCATCGATTTACAGATAATGTTATTACTTCACGCAATGATTCTTTTCAATTTGAATCATTATGGGGCGTACTCAGTCATTTACGCAACTTACTATATTATGCTGAAGACAGTGTTATTAATCAGTATACAAGTGATGTACAGCTTAATTTTCTACTTGAACAGCTTGACCCACAGATTACCGACTTCATTCACATAATGAATTCCCTGCAGCAACTACTTTATGAGAAAAAAGATCAGGCACTTAACAAGAATTTATTAGCTAATGGCAACTTACTGTTAAGTTTTCAGGGCACTGATCTGTTCCCAGCTAAGGGAGTATTTCAAAAAAAGCTTGGTGGCTTTCAGCGAAAATTAGAGAAATTACGTCAAGGCCTTAACCAAATTTTGTTTAAACTATACAAAGAAACTGATGATTCTAGTGGGGATCGGGATGCTCTATTGAGTGAATTAAACGCTCAATTAGATCGGCTTGATTTTTATATTGAAAAAAGTTACCAATTGTCTGATTTACTACATGAGCAAAAGGCACTTGAACAAGAGGGGTTTATTGTTACTTTAACTAACCCCCAGGATCCGCTTAGTGCTAACTTAAGTTGGCTAATGCTCAATGCCGATAATGAGCTAAAACAAATTTATGCTCGGTTTGACCATCTATTATTTGTCAGTGCAACTTTGACTACTGCAGATGGTTTTGCCTTTGCGATTAAGCAATTGGCATTAGCAGATTTAGCACCACAAGAATACATTGGTAAAAGTACCTTTAACATGGCTAGACACCTTGAAGTTTTATCAGTTAAAGATATGCCTGATTTTGCTAATAGTGACTATAATAAGCAATTAACCAATATTCTAACTAACGATTTAAGTAATAAAAAACATGTACTCGTGCTGATGACTAATTTAGAACAGATTCGCGATGTTTTTGGGACAATTTTAAATTGTCCGCATTTACGTGATTTTGAAATTTTGGCTCAGGGAGTAACGGGTTCTAATAATCGAATTGCTAAAAGATTCGCCATTGCCAAACAAGCAATTATTTTAGGAGCTGATAGCTTCTGGGAAGGCATCGACTTTCATCAGTGTGGCATTGACCTAGTTATTGTTGCAAAATTGCCATTTGAATCACCTGATCAGCCTGAAGTTAAATTAAGACAGAAGAAGCTGCATGATGAAGGCATTAATGTTTTCAAGAGTGATACTTTACCGCGCGCAGTTATTCGTTTTCGTCAAGGCATGGGACGCTTAATTCGTGGTGAAGAGGATCATGGCCAGTTTGTGATTTTAGATTCACGAATTTGGCAGCGTGAGTATGGTAAAGTATTTTTAAATGCCATTCCAGTTAAAACCAAAAAGGTTAATTTAAAGGAGCTACAAAAGAAGTTGGCTAATGATGATTAA
- the nth gene encoding endonuclease III, translating into MTEEKLLTTAEARKVLRKINQMYPDAKSELIWDNNFHLLCAVLMSAQTTDKMVNRVMPEFIRDYPTPIELSQATIAEIEDHISKIGLYHSKAKHLKATAKILVDKYHCQIPEDKKTLVTLPGVGVKTANVVLADGFGVPAIAVDTHVSRISKRFHIVPQDAKPLEIEKRLEEILPADEWIHTHHAMILFGRYSMTARDKEDPYTYLK; encoded by the coding sequence ATGACAGAAGAGAAATTATTAACTACTGCAGAAGCACGTAAAGTACTCAGAAAGATTAACCAAATGTATCCAGATGCCAAGAGTGAGCTTATCTGGGACAATAATTTTCACTTGCTGTGTGCTGTATTAATGAGCGCCCAAACAACTGATAAGATGGTTAATCGCGTAATGCCTGAATTTATCAGAGATTATCCGACACCGATTGAACTTTCTCAGGCCACAATTGCCGAAATTGAAGACCATATTTCTAAAATTGGCTTATATCATTCCAAGGCTAAACATCTTAAAGCAACTGCAAAAATACTAGTAGACAAATATCATTGTCAAATTCCCGAGGATAAGAAAACTCTGGTTACTTTGCCAGGTGTTGGCGTTAAAACTGCTAATGTCGTTTTAGCTGATGGCTTTGGTGTGCCGGCAATCGCGGTTGACACCCATGTTTCGCGAATTTCCAAGCGCTTCCACATTGTACCGCAAGATGCTAAACCACTTGAAATTGAAAAGCGACTTGAAGAAATTTTGCCAGCGGATGAATGGATCCATACGCATCATGCCATGATTTTATTCGGACGTTATTCAATGACTGCTCGCGATAAAGAAGATCCTTATACATATCTAAAATAA
- a CDS encoding DnaD domain protein yields MHYNTFRKLGFTTLQNGLIAYYPQLKISDAELILIIQLEAFSQKGENFPTNEQIAANTNLSTSDIANLIQSLIDQGCLTIDQLTDQQGRIGNYYNLAALYQKLDDFLAQNIVVQDKSTLTTKISDSLDNNPVNALTRQFEIEFGRYLSPIEREEISAWLSVDHYDPKIIKLALREAVLAQAYSLKYVDRILLNWQRNNLKTVAQVQKFLQRNR; encoded by the coding sequence TTGCATTATAATACTTTTCGTAAATTAGGTTTTACAACATTACAAAATGGTTTAATCGCTTACTATCCACAACTCAAAATTAGTGATGCAGAATTAATTTTAATTATTCAGTTGGAAGCATTTTCCCAAAAGGGTGAAAATTTTCCAACTAACGAACAAATTGCTGCTAACACTAACTTGTCAACCAGTGATATTGCTAATTTAATTCAAAGTTTAATTGATCAGGGCTGCTTGACTATTGATCAATTAACCGATCAGCAAGGGCGTATTGGAAATTATTATAATCTTGCTGCATTATATCAAAAGTTAGATGATTTTTTAGCACAAAATATTGTAGTACAGGATAAATCAACCCTAACTACTAAAATCAGCGATAGTCTAGATAATAATCCGGTTAATGCACTAACACGACAATTTGAAATTGAATTTGGGCGCTATTTGAGTCCGATTGAGCGTGAAGAAATTTCTGCTTGGCTTAGTGTTGATCATTATGATCCCAAGATTATTAAATTAGCTTTACGTGAAGCTGTTTTAGCGCAAGCATACAGCCTAAAATATGTTGATCGTATCTTACTTAATTGGCAAAGAAATAACTTAAAGACAGTTGCTCAAGTGCAAAAATTTTTACAAAGGAACCGGTAA
- the asnS gene encoding asparagine--tRNA ligase, producing MTELISIRDCSKHVDEEVEMHVWLTDKRSSGKIVFLQLRDGTAFFQGVIRKNDVSDEVFETAKSLHQEASFYIKGTVHQDERSHFGYEIQISDLKVVTNTEGYPIANKEHGIDFLLDHRHLWLRSRRPFAIMRIRNVIFKATVDFFENEGFVKFDAPIFMHSAPEGTTELFHTEYFGGDAYLSQSGQLYGEVGAEAFGKIFTFGPTFRAEESKTRRHLTEFWMMEPEMAWMHQDESLDIQERFLTYVVEQVLANCQYELELLGRDPKKLEPAAQGNYQRLSYDDAVKLLQEGGRDFKWGDDFGAPDEAYISEKFDRPFFIVNYPTAIKPFYMKKNPDNPKEYLCADVLAPEGYGEIMGGSERESDYEILKKQIAEAGLNEADYSWYLDLRKYGSVPHSGFGMGFERVIAWICKLDHVREAIPFPRMINRIEP from the coding sequence ATGACAGAATTAATTTCAATTAGAGATTGTTCCAAACATGTCGACGAAGAAGTCGAAATGCATGTTTGGCTGACAGACAAACGTTCAAGTGGAAAGATTGTTTTCCTGCAATTACGTGATGGTACCGCATTTTTCCAAGGAGTTATCCGAAAAAATGATGTATCTGATGAGGTTTTTGAAACAGCAAAATCGCTGCATCAAGAAGCTAGCTTTTATATTAAAGGAACTGTTCATCAAGATGAACGGTCACACTTTGGTTATGAAATTCAAATTTCAGATTTAAAAGTTGTTACTAACACCGAAGGTTATCCAATTGCCAATAAAGAACATGGAATCGACTTTTTGCTTGACCACCGTCATTTATGGTTAAGAAGTAGACGACCATTCGCAATTATGCGTATTAGAAACGTTATTTTCAAGGCAACCGTTGACTTTTTTGAAAACGAAGGCTTTGTTAAATTTGACGCGCCTATTTTTATGCATTCAGCACCTGAAGGGACGACAGAATTATTCCATACCGAATATTTTGGCGGTGACGCATATCTATCACAATCAGGACAATTATATGGCGAAGTTGGTGCCGAAGCATTTGGTAAGATTTTTACCTTCGGTCCTACCTTTAGAGCCGAAGAATCTAAGACGCGCCGTCATTTAACTGAATTTTGGATGATGGAGCCAGAAATGGCTTGGATGCACCAAGATGAATCACTCGATATTCAAGAAAGATTTTTGACTTACGTTGTTGAGCAAGTTTTAGCTAACTGCCAATATGAATTAGAACTTCTTGGCCGTGATCCTAAAAAGCTGGAACCAGCTGCTCAAGGTAATTACCAGCGTCTATCTTATGATGATGCTGTTAAACTATTGCAGGAAGGTGGCCGTGATTTCAAGTGGGGTGACGACTTTGGTGCACCTGATGAGGCTTATATTTCTGAAAAATTTGACCGCCCATTCTTCATCGTTAACTATCCAACTGCAATTAAGCCATTTTACATGAAGAAGAATCCAGATAATCCTAAGGAATACCTTTGTGCTGATGTTTTGGCACCTGAAGGTTATGGTGAAATCATGGGTGGCTCAGAGCGTGAAAGTGATTATGAAATTTTAAAGAAGCAAATTGCTGAAGCTGGCTTAAACGAAGCTGATTACAGTTGGTACCTTGACTTGCGTAAGTATGGTAGTGTGCCACACTCAGGCTTTGGTATGGGCTTCGAACGAGTAATTGCATGGATCTGTAAGCTAGACCATGTTCGTGAAGCAATTCCATTCCCAAGAATGATTAACCGTATTGAGCCGTAA